A stretch of the uncultured Desulfobacter sp. genome encodes the following:
- a CDS encoding ATP-binding cassette domain-containing protein, with protein sequence MLELKDIYFTVPDEEAENGRAEKTILNGINFTFEKGKFYAITGPNGGGKTTLAKTIMGINQATGGQIIYNNKDITDMSITERAKEGIAYGFQQSARFKGVTFRDLLAIAAGTDDEGQLMDILARVGFCSLDFLDKPVDTKLSGGEIKKIELATTIARNPGLAIYDEPDTGIDLWTIDPMVSLIKRQITEKGTTTIVVSHNKAFLEAADCLLLIKQGQIEFIGDLEGAMPLLSDLSVCGYGDVCEGDIDARCYR encoded by the coding sequence ATGCTGGAGCTTAAAGATATATACTTTACCGTACCTGACGAAGAAGCGGAAAACGGGCGTGCCGAAAAAACCATTCTCAACGGCATCAACTTTACCTTTGAAAAGGGAAAATTCTACGCAATTACCGGTCCCAACGGCGGCGGAAAAACCACCCTGGCCAAAACAATTATGGGGATCAACCAAGCCACCGGGGGACAGATCATATACAACAACAAAGATATTACAGATATGTCGATTACCGAACGGGCCAAAGAAGGCATCGCTTATGGATTCCAGCAATCAGCCCGGTTTAAGGGGGTGACATTCAGGGATCTGCTGGCCATTGCCGCCGGCACCGATGACGAAGGTCAGCTGATGGATATCCTGGCCCGGGTGGGTTTCTGCTCTCTGGATTTTCTTGACAAACCTGTGGATACAAAACTTTCCGGGGGCGAGATCAAAAAGATTGAACTTGCCACCACCATTGCCCGGAATCCCGGCCTGGCCATCTATGATGAACCGGACACCGGGATTGACCTTTGGACCATAGACCCCATGGTTTCACTGATAAAACGGCAGATTACGGAAAAAGGAACAACCACCATCGTGGTCAGCCATAACAAAGCCTTCCTTGAAGCGGCAGACTGTCTGCTGCTGATTAAACAAGGGCAGATTGAATTTATCGGCGATCTGGAAGGCGCTATGCCGCTGCTCAGTGATTTAAGCGTTTGCGGATACGGAGATGTATGTGAAGGAGATATCGATGCTAGATGCTATAGATAA